A single region of the Brachypodium distachyon strain Bd21 chromosome 3, Brachypodium_distachyon_v3.0, whole genome shotgun sequence genome encodes:
- the LOC100838600 gene encoding protein NDL1 — protein sequence MGDSGGSVVSIDVERISFGGKEHHIQTNHGSVSVAVYGDHDKPALITYPDIALNHMSCFQGLLFCPEAASLLLHNFCIYHISPPGHELGAAPISLSTLMPSVDDLADQVADVLDFFGLGSVMCLGVTAGAYILTLFAAKYRERVLGLILVSPLCKAPTWTEWFYNKVESNLLYYYGMCGLVKESFLQRYFSKEVRGCPELPESDIVQACRSFLDQRQSMNVWRFVQTMNGRHDLTEELKQLQCRTLIFVGENSQFHTEAVHMTSKLDRRYCALVEVQACGSLVTEEQPHAMLIPMEYFFMGYGLYRPSQLDCSPRSPLSPFCISPELLSPESMGVKLKPIKTRARLEV from the exons atGGGGGACTCCGGCGGCTCCGTCGTGTCGATCGACGTCGAGCGCATCTCCTTCGGCGGCAAG GAACATCATATACAAACAAATCATGGGTCTGTATCTGTTGCAGTGTATGGTGATCATGACAAGCCTGCCCTTATTACTTATCCAGATATTGCTTTAAATC ATATGTCTTGCTTCCAAGGATTACTCTTCTGCCCTGAAGCTGCTTCACTGCTGCTTCACAATTTTTGCATTTACCATATCAGCCCCCCAGGACACGAG CTGGGAGCTGCTCCGATTTCACTGAGTACACTTATGCCATCTGTTGATGACTTGGCGGATCAAGTTGCAGATGTTCTTGATTTCTTTGG ATTAGGTTCTGTTATGTGCTTAGGTGTCACTGCAGGTGCTTACATTCTCACTCTCTTCGCG GCAAAGTATAGGGAGCGTGTACTAGGTCTTATACTGGTTTCACCTCTATGTAAAGCTCCCACATGGACTGAGTGGTTCTATAATAAG GTGGAGTCAAATTTGCTGTATTACTACGGGATGTGTGGGTTGGTCAAGGAGTCCTTCCTGCAGCGGTACTTCAGCAAG gaagtacGGGGATGCCCTGAATTACCGGAATCAGACATAGTGCAAGCTTGTAGAAGT TTTCTAGACCAGCGGCAGAGCATGAATGTGTGGCGATTTGTACAGACAATGAATGG GAGGCATGACTTGACAGaagagctgaagcagcttcaGTGTAGAACTCTGATTTTTGTGGGCGAAAATTCGCAGTTCCACACTGAGGCAGTTCACATGACATCAAAGCTCGATAGAAGATACTGTGCTCTAGTCGAG GTTCAAGCATGCGGGTCGCTCGTAACGGAGGAGCAACCTCATGCAATGCTCATACCTATGGAGTACTTTTTCATGGGGTATGGTCTCTACAGGCCGAGCCAGCTTGACTGCAGCCCACGCAGCCCCCTCAGTCCATTTTGCATATCACCGGAGCTCCTTTCACCCGAGAGCATGGGGGTGAAGCTAAAGCCAATCAAGACACGAGCGAGGCTTGAAGTGTAG
- the LOC100846415 gene encoding probable F-box protein At4g22030: MAALQAQRLFLAPSSSSCTTRPRQQARCRAAVRVPAGLHTSQDNLSLKLDWIEPARGVPSASVDGGSPSSVSVEKLRAIAEAAADRAEMHDIIGRQRDNWNHLLLHSTNSLTLAASAMAALAPAAPNMVALKASAGVLLATAAVTMAAVNKIQPSQLAEEQRNATRLWRELERGVRAQLAHTVVTKADVEDAMDRVLALDAAYPLPLLPGMLEKFPKAVQPARWWPKKKPAVQKSRSFGPRRGSAPSSGNGWTQELEEEMRGIVRVIKAKDEQEFLSVGKLVLGLNKGLALAGPALAGTAALATLFIGSGESSWASGAAVLGGALAAAVNTMEHGGQLGMVFELLRNCAGFYRKIQEDIEAALAEPDVERREGGEVFATKIALKLGRSVSDLKQFGKMASPSVREEDIKDFAGKLF; encoded by the coding sequence ATGGCGGCTCTCCAGGCCCAGCGCCTCTTCTTGGccccgtcttcttcttcttgcacGACGCGGCCGCGGCAACAGGCTCGCTGCCGAGCCGCCGTGCGCGTGCCTGCCGGTCTCCACACGTCGCAGGACAACCTCAGCCTCAAGCTTGACTGGATCGAGCCCGCGCGCGGCGTCCCTTCGGCGAGCGTCGACGGCGGGTCACCATCGTCGGTGTCCGTCGAGAAGCTCCGGGCGatcgcggaggcggcggcggaccgcGCCGAGATGCACGACATCATCGGCAGGCAGCGGGACAACTGGAACCACCTGCTGCTCCACTCCACCAACTCCCTCacgctcgccgcctccgccatggccgcgctcGCGCCCGCCGCTCCGAACATGGTCGCGCTCAAGGCCTCCGCGGGGGTGCTCTTGGCCACGGCCGCCGTCACCATGGCCGCGGTCAACAAGATCCAGCCCTCGCAgctcgccgaggagcagcgcaaCGCCACCAGGCTCTGGAGGGAGCTCGAGCGCGGCGTGCGCGCCCAGCTCGCGCACACGGTGGTCACCAAGGCCGATGTCGAGGACGCCATGGACCGGGTGCTCGCGCTGGACGCGGCGtacccgctgccgctgctccccgGCATGCTCGAGAAGTTCCCCAAGGCTGTCCAGCCCGCGCGCTGGTGGCCCAAGAAGAAGCCCGCCGTGCAGAAGTCCAGGAGCTTCGGCCCCCGCCGCGGCAGCGCGCCCTCATCCGGCAACGGCTGGACGCAGGAGCTGGAGGAAGAGATGCGCGGCATCGTGCGGGTGATCAAGGCCAAGGACGAGCAGGAGTTCCTGTCCGTGGGCAAGCTCGTGCTGGGCCTCAACAAGGGCCTGGCCCTTGCCGGCCCGGCGCTGGCAGGCACGGCGGCGCTCGCCACGCTCTTCATCGGCTCCGGCGAGTCATCGTGGGCGTCGGGCGCGGCCgtgctcggcggcgcgctggcggcggcggtgaacACGATGGAGCACGGCGGGCAGCTGGGCATGGTGTTCGAGCTGCTCCGCAACTGCGCCGGGTTCTACCGCAAGATCCAGGAGGACATCgaggcggcgctggccgaGCCCGACGTGGAGCGGAGGGAGGGCGGCGAGGTGTTTGCTACCAAGATTGCGCTCAAGCTCGGCAGGAGCGTGTCTGACCTCAAGCAGTTCGGGAAGATGGCCTCGCCGTCCGTCAGGGAGGAGGACATCAAGGATTTTGCAGGGAAACTCTTCTAA
- the LOC100846107 gene encoding probable F-box protein At4g22030 codes for MAGLAVRSLAGGSLVLPAASRSRRRSVLLCARASLRGVVSSSTTTTSTSDRRQLAVSIDELRLGRDDPVVTIHTAPAAPEEDGGKAVEKLRAIAEAAADRAEMHDIIGRQRDNWNHLLLHSTNSLTLAASAMAALAPAAPNMVALKASAGVLLATAAVTMAAVNKIQPSQLAEEQRNATRLWRELERGVRAQLAHTVTTEADVEDAMERVLALDAAYPLPLLPVMLEKFPKTVEPARWWPKKKPAVQKSSRSFGPARRGSSSGNGWTQELEEEMRGIVRVIKAKDEQEFLSVGKLVLGLNKGLALAGPALAGTAALATIFIGTGADSGPTSWASGAAVVGGALAAAVNTMEHGGQLGMVFELLRNCAGFYRKIQEDIEAALAEPDVERRESGEVFATKIALKLGRSVSDLKQFGKMASASVRDEDIKYFAGKLF; via the coding sequence ATGGCGGGTCTTGCTGTGCGGTCGCTGGCCGGCGGCAGCCTCGTGCTGCCGGCCGCGTCGAGGTCGCGCCGCCGGAGCGTGCTGCTCTGCGCCCGTGCGAGCCTTCGCGGCGTCGTCAGCAGTAGTACCACTACCACCAGCACGTCGGACCGGCGTCAGCTGGCCGTCAGCATCGACGAGCTCAGGCTGGGCCGGGACGACCCCGTCGTGACGATCCACACGGCGCCAGCTGCtccggaggaagacggcggcaaaGCTGTCGAGAAGCTCCGGGCGatcgcggaggcggcggcggaccggGCGGAGATGCACGACATCATCGGCAGGCAGCGGGACAACTGGAACCACCTGCTGCTCCACTCCACCAACTCCCTCacgctcgccgcctccgccatggccgccctcgcgcccgccgccccgaACATGGTCGCGCTCAAGGCATCCGCGGGGGTCCTCCTGGCCACGGCCGCCGTCACCATGGCGGCCGTCAACAAGATCCAGCCCTCGCAgctcgccgaggagcagcgcaaCGCCACCAGGCTCTGGAGGGAGCTCGAGCGCGGGGTCCGCGCCCAGCTCGCGCACACGGTGACCACAGAGGCTGATGTCGAGGACGCCATGGAACGGGTGCTCGCGCTCGACGCCGCGTatccgctgccgctgctccccgTCATGCTCGAGAAGTTCCCCAAGACCGTCGAGCCGGCCCGCTGGTGGCCCAAGAAGAAGCCCGCCGTGCAGAAGTCCTCCAGGAGCTTCGGCCCGGCCCGCCGCGGCAGTTCATCCGGCAACGGCTGGACGCAGGAGCTCGAGGAAGAGATGCGAGGCATCGTGCGGGTGATCAAGGCCAAGGACGAGCAGGAGTTCCTGTCGGTGGGCAAGCTGGTGCTGGGCCTCAACAAGGGCCTGGCCCTTGCCGGCCCGGCTCTGGCCGGCACCGCGGCGCTCGCGACCATCTTCATCGGCACCGGCGCGGACTCTGGGCCAACATCGTGGGCGTcgggcgcggccgtggtcggcggcgcgctggcggcggcggtgaacACGATGGAGCACGGCGGGCAGCTGGGCATGGTGTTCGAGCTGCTCCGCAACTGCGCCGGGTTCTACCGCAAGATCCAGGAGGACATCGAGGCGGCCCTGGCCGAGCCCGACGTGGAGCGGAGGGAGAGCGGCGAGGTGTTCGCGACCAAGATTGCGCTCAAGCTCGGCCGGAGCGTGTCCGACCTCAAGCAGTTCGGGAAGATGGCATCAGCGTCCGTCAGGGACGAGGACATCAAATATTTTGCTGGGAAACTTTTCTAG
- the LOC100839829 gene encoding SKP1-like protein 1: MAGGGGSKMLTLESSDGHKFEVKEAIMAAASGTIRIMVEDDCAGGVIPLPQVTGRILSRVIDYCNKHYADPDAAAAAAADPFSSGDPVLDRFDGDFVGGLDQDTLFDIMVAANYLEVQRLLDLTCKTVADQIRGKTVEEMREHFHVVNDYTEEEEKAVRRENAFAFE, encoded by the coding sequence atggccggcggcggcggcagcaagaTGCTGACGCTGGAGAGCTCGGACGGCCACAAGTTCGAGGTGAAGGAGGCgatcatggcggcggcgtcggggacgATCCGGATCATGGTGGAGGACGACTGCGCCGGCGGCGTGATCCCGCTGCCCCAGGTGACGGGCCGCATCCTGTCCCGCGTCATCGACTACTGCAACAAGCACTACGCGgaccccgacgccgccgccgccgccgccgccgaccccttCTCGTCGGGCGACCCCGTGCTGGACCGCTTCGACGGCGACTTCGTGGGCGGGCTCGACCAGGACACGCTCTTCGACATCATGGTCGCCGCCAACTACCTGGAGGTGCAGCGGCTGCTGGACCTGACGTGCAAGACGGTGGCCGACCAGATTAGGGGCAAGACGGTGGAGGAGATGCGCGAGCACTTCCACGTCGTCAACGACtacaccgaggaggaggagaaggccgtCCGCAGGGAGAACGCCTTTGCCTTCGAGTAg
- the LOC100846721 gene encoding probable F-box protein At4g22030 — MASLQAQRLFLAPSSSSAPSSSSCTTRPQQQRSGAARCRAAVRVPSSLENLSLKIDWIEPARVPSPSVDGGSPPSLSVEKLRAIAEAAADRAEMHDIIGRQRDNWNHLLLHSTNSLTLAASAMAALAPAAPNMVALKASAGVLLASAAVTMAAVNKIQPSQLAEEQRNATRLWRELERGVRAQLAHTVVTKADVEDAMDRVLALDAAYPLPLLPGMLEKFPKAVQPARWWPKKKPAVQKSRSFGPRRGSAPSSGNGWTQELEEEMRGIVRVIKAKDEQEFLSVGKLVLGLNKGLALAGPALAGTAALATLFIGSGESSWASGAAVLGGALAAAVNTMEHGGQLGMVFELLRNCAGFYRKIQEDIEAALAEPDVERRESGEVFATKIALKLGRSLSDLKQFGKMASPSVREEDIKDFAGKLF; from the coding sequence ATGGCGTCTCTCCAGGCCCAGCGCCTCTTCTTGGCCCCGTCTTCCTCTTccgctccttcttcttcttcttgcacGACGCGGCCACAGCAACAACGGAGCGGCGCCGCtcgctgccgcgccgccgtgcgcgtgcCTTCCAGTCTGGAAAACCTCAGCCTCAAAATCGACTGGATCGAGCCCGCGCGCGTCCCTTCGCCGAGCGTCGACGGCGGGTCACCACCGTCGCTGTCCGTGGAGAAGCTCCGGGCGatcgcggaggcggcggcggaccggGCGGAGATGCACGACATCATCGGCAGGCAGCGGGACAACTGGAACCACCTGCTGCTCCACTCCACCAACTCCCTCACGCTCGCCgcgtccgccatggccgcgctcGCGCCCGCCGCTCCAAACATGGTCGCGCTCAAGGCCTCCGCGGGGGTGCTCctggcctccgccgccgtcaccaTGGCCGCCGTCAACAAGATCCAGCCCTCGCAgctcgccgaggagcagcgcaaCGCCACCAGGCTCTGGAGGGAGCTCGAGCGCGGCGTGCGCGCCCAGCTCGCGCACACGGTGGTCACCAAGGCCGATGTCGAGGACGCCATGGACCGGGTGCTCGCGCTGGACGCGGCGtacccgctgccgctgctccccgGCATGCTCGAGAAGTTCCCCAAGGCTGTCCAGCCCGCGCGCTGGTGGCCCAAGAAGAAGCCCGCCGTGCAGAAGTCCAGGAGCTTCGGCCCCCGCCGCGGCAGCGCGCCCTCATCCGGCAACGGCTGGACGCAGGAGCTGGAGGAAGAGATGCGCGGCATCGTGCGGGTGATCAAGGCCAAGGACGAGCAGGAGTTCCTGTCCGTGGGCAAGCTCGTGCTGGGCCTCAACAAGGGCCTGGCCCTTGCCGGCCCGGCGCTGGCAGGCACGGCGGCGCTCGCCACGCTCTTCATCGGCTCCGGCGAGTCATCGTGGGCGTCGGGCGCGGCCgtgctcggcggcgcgctggcggcggcggtgaacACGATGGAGCACGGCGGGCAGCTGGGCATGGTGTTCGAGCTGCTCCGCAACTGCGCCGGGTTCTACCGCAAGATCCAGGAGGACATCGAGGCGGCCCTGGCCGAGCCCGATGTGGAGCGAAGGGAGAGCGGCGAGGTGTTTGCTACCAAGATTGCGCTCAAGCTTGGCAGGAGCTTGTCTGACCTCAAGCAGTTCGGGAAGATGGCTTCCCCGTCCGTCAGGGAGGAGGACATCAAGGATTTTGCCGGGAAACTCTTCTAA